The genomic DNA CCTGGAACTGCGCAGTCCGGACGCGGACAACGGCTCGCTGGAGGATGTCGGGGACAGCCGCTTTCGGAACATACTCGGCTCGAGTGCCAGCCAGCGGCGTCGCCAGCAGCGGGTGGCGCAGCATCGGCAGGAGTCGTGGTTCCGTCACTCTATGCCGCCGGCCGTCAATCGAGACTTTGAGTCCCTGGAGCATCTGACACCGAAGACCAGCAGCGGACTGGACGAGCAGCTGGCCGCCTCCGTCTCGACCAGCGTCCACAGCGCTGGCAGCTCCACGCTCTGCGGCAGTCGAGGCGGCAACACGGACCACTTCAGCATCCATTTGAACAGTGCGAATAGCAATCTGGGATTCATAGACTCTGACACGCCCAACACTCCGATCACGCCACCGAGATCCACATCGACCTCCCTCTGCGGAGGCCTGCAGCCGCCCGCATCCGTCTCCACCTCGGTGGCTGGCACGCTCTCATCGCGCCAAGGCGCCGCCGGGCAACCTCAGAGCGCCCATCGTAGCCGCAAGGACTCCAAGGGTTCCATTCTCTCCCGGCAAAGTCTGGCGCAGCGTGGACTGCGAATGACAACGTCATTTCTACGCAGAAAGCGGAAGGAGTACGAAGGTGAGTAGAGCGCGGTAGTTCGTCTTTTATTGTGCACTCTGGCCAATGCCCCAGCCCTATGCCTGCTGTGGCAATAAGCATAAGCATCCCATTTTGTCGCGACAGTCGACGGATCAATACTGTCGACGCCCTGAAGTCTGGCCTGGGAGTCCGGAAAGAGTCTCTGCCAGAAAGCTAAAGTAGCAGTAGGAAGGGAATGCTTGTTGGTCTCTCAAAATTTAAGTATTTAAACATGTTTCACGTCCACGTTGTTCTACTTATTTTGAAGGCCCCCCCTCGGCCCACAGTCCCCGCTCCGCAAAGCACAATCCAAAGTCAGTTGTTGTCCCCTTTGCACCGCTTCTGGGCAGACTGACCTAGATTCCTTTTACACTTAcactgcaacacacacaccacctcACAGCCCCACCCCCCGCAGGATCCACACGTCCTGTGTCGCATGTTTGGCCATGTGTGTGCAGAATGTTCACTGAGGAATGGGGCATGCAGCGTGACTAGCagacgcagaggcagaggcagaagtcGTTAGGTGAACAGTTAAATGAGCGAGAAAGTCATTCGAGTTGCATTTGAGAAGAGATTTTATTGCCGCACTAGACCGTCTTTTGGGCTGCCAGCAGCCATTGCCTGAGCGCCGCCACATCCGCATAGACTCCGGGATAATTGGCGAGGGCGCACTGGCGGCCCCAGGAGACGACGCCCACGAGCTGGCCCCCAGATACCAGCGGTCCGCCCGAGTCACCCTGGCAGGCATCCTTGTTGGCGGCCGCCGCACAAATCATTGTCTCCCGAACGGTGCCTCCATAGCcatagctggagctggcgcaCTCGCCACGTCCGACGATGCGCGTGTCGGCGTACAGCagctgggaggaggaggatccaGAGAACGAGGTCGTTCCCCAGCCGGAAATGCTCGCCGCTGCTCCATGGGCGGGCGCGGAGGTGGCCAGCGGGATGGTCTTGATGGTGGAGCCGAGAGTGAGCTTGGTCTTCAGGCGAACCACTGCGATGTCGTTCATCTTCGTGCTGGTGCTGTATTCCTCGTGCACCCGGAAGGCGGCCACCTGGACGAGGGAGCCGCCCAGGCTCCTGTAGCTGCTGCCCGCTCGCACCTTGAGGACGGAGGCCGTGATCGGGGTCAGCAGGCAGTGGGCGGCGGTCACAATGATGGTGTTGCTGATGATGGATCCGCCGCAGTAGTGGGAGCCCGACCGCTGCAGCGACACCTGCCACGGATGGTCTGCAATCGTGGTCTTCGTTCCGCCCACGATCCTGCCACTCAGCGGGGACAGTGGCTCCAGGCCCATGGGTAGCACGGCTCCATAGGAGGAGGCCAGTAGGGCTAGCAGGGTGGCGATTTGAAAGAACATTTCTGTGGGAGTCTCTTTAGCTTTTGGTGGCTAAGTGCCGACCGAGGCGCGCCTTATATAGTAGGAGTCGCTGCCCAGCGATTATGGTTATAGCCAAAACAAGTGGCTTTACGGGCAGGTGGCCATATATCAAGCCCAGTAAGACTGCAAATAACTGATTGCGGTGCTCCAACCGTCCTCTAACTAGCAGGTGATTGCTGTCACCAGTCTCCTGTGGGGTGCTTTAAATTTTTGAATGACTATTGATTTCACGACTCCGGGAGCAGAGCGTGTGCATGTTTGACGTAGGTCAGTGGCCCTGCTGTGTCCACCAGTGCAGTGTCCTTATCAGCCCACCTGGCTGTGCTTATGCGCCTTTAAATGGCCATAATGCTCCCACGTATACGTAGCCCACGGACTGATTGGGCCTTACCAATTGTAAATAGTTCACCGCAGATAACTTCTTCCGCCCCAAGAGCCAACTCGTTGTAAATTGTCTTTATTTTGCCCCCaaccatacatatattccaattgtgtgtgtgtgtgtgtgtggatgtacTTGCAGATAGCACAAACAACCTGCGTGTTTGGTAATACCCAAACatttgcccctgccccatccaCATGCATTACATCCGTGTCCTTGTCCGTAATAAAGTGTAAAGTATGGGCCACAGAGAGATGTCTGTTTCCCAATTAGGTTAAAAGTGTCACGTCGCCAATTTCGCCAAcatccgtttccgtttccgtttccgcatCTGCATCCGCTCctttctgtttgattttccGAGAAACAACTCGTAGAGGGGGGCTGGGCCGGCGCAGGGAACAGTTACAAACTGTCCTCGTTGAGGCGGCGCATTGGTATCTCAACCCCATCCAGTTGCTGCCCAATATACATAACCCGCAATCAATATTAAGGGGACATGCAGTTGGAAGTTACGAAGCGCTTACCAAGATCTCGTCCGGGAGCAGAGACGTCTTTTCCAAACGTAATTTTAGGTTTGGAGAGTAGGTGTAGTATTCGACGACGCGCTTGAAGGTGACAttcttttttggcttcttGCTTAACATCCCATCCCCGGCCGATCCAGCGGCAGATCCACAATCCCGTAGGATTAGTATGGACTTAAACACAACGTTCGGCGCCACTAAGTCGGTCATTCTTTCTTTGCAAAATATATTACTAATAACTAAAAACGACAGTCGTGCATGTCCCAGAGAAATAATCAAAAGGAATGCTTTGTCATAGCTATCTGTATTCACATTTatcacaaatcaaaaataaacaaaaaggatTTGTCAGAAGTGGGATTCGAACCCACGCCCTCAGAGAGGACCAGAACGCTCAACACTTTCGTTCAGAAAGCAAGATTTTACACCTTGAGTCTGGCGCCTTAGACCGCTCGGCCATCCTGACACTTGGTTGGGCCAGCGATAAAAAACCTCCGGTCCATAACATCAAATATAAACAaggattttaatttattttactatTTTCTTTGAAAATCAGGACCATAAACTTAGAATATCCTCCGCTCCATCCCCAACCAGTTGATGCACAGTATCCATAGTCAGAAATCAATATTAAGTCGATCTGAAAGTTGAACGAAGCGCTTGCCAAGACCTGTTCCGTGAGCAAAGTCGTCTTATCCAAAAGTATTTCACGGTTTGATGAGTAGGTGTAGTGCAGTACCCAATGAATCTTGCGTAACAACCCATCCACGGCCGATACAGCATCCCGTAGGATTAGAATGGGCTTAAGAACAAATTTCGGCGTTTATAGATCAGTCATTCGAACTTCTGGAAAAATATGTATAGTAAACTGTCGAGAGAAATAATCAAACTGAATGCTTTGTTATTGCTACTTGTATTCACATATTTTTACTTcactcaaaaataaacaaaaagaatttgTCAGAAGTGGGATTCGAACCCACGCCCTCAGAGAGGACCAGAACGCTCAACACTTTCGTTCAGAAAGCAAGATTTCACACCTTGAGTCTGGCGCCTTAGACCGCTCGGCCATCCTGACGCTTGAATGGGCCAGCGCTAAAAAAGCTCCGGTAAATAATaccaatttaatttattttagttgttttctattttccttCAAAATCAGAAAGACCATAAATATCCAATAtcaataaagttttttttcaCGTAGAATAGTCCATTGCCAAGCCATAAATTTTGTACAGAGCACTTGGAACTAATTTACCAGATAAGATCCCGCAATAAACCGTTTAAGTTGATTGAAAACTGCCATTTAGATATCCCATACGCTTAAACAATATGGCGGGTCTGCTTGCCCCGAGGTTGGGTAATTCAATCATCCTTGatggcaaattgaattgacATTTCACTTTGCTGTCTTGCAAGGAATTGACACGTGAGATCATCCATCGCCGTCTCAAGTGACATCATCGCGGAGTCGGGTTGGCCATTACATGGTATCCCTATGTGCACGGCATGAGATAACATAATTGCACAAAACCTCTAAAGGGCTTAGCTTATCTGTCTTCCCTATTAATCGCATCCAGACAAACAACTGTTTAATCCCCAGAGTGCTGGGAAtttgaaaaattataaaatatatgtaaaaagaaagaaaaaaagtttTCTGGCCCATGAGGGGATCGAACCCGCGACCTTCGCGTTATTAGCACGACGCTCTAACCAGCTGAGCTAATGGGCCACacgtttgctgtttgccaaaTACCGTATTAGAGCCCGTGACTAATGCGACATTACAGTGAACTGCTTGCTTAAAAAGTATATAACACATAATATTGTTCTTTTACAGAGCTTTTACAGAGCTAAACTGTTAGTTCAACGTTAGCTGATACTGTTATACAACATTTAAGGTTGCCCAGACAAATGGGGTGTGTGACACGAAAACAACATGTGTCAGGATGGCCGAGCGGTCTAAGGCGCCAGACTCAAGGTGTGAAATCTTGCTTTCTGAACGAAAGTGTTGAGCGTTCTGGTCCTCTCTGAGGGCGTGGGTTCGAATCCCACTTCTGACAAACTTTTTAGTTCATGTTTTGTTAGCTAGggttattttttaatatttcgattagataataaattaaatatctcATGCTTGCTgtaatttttataatatttaagcaGTGAATATTCTTCAAATGTATGAACTAGCTCTGGTGCTAAGATTCTGATTTGAATTAATCCGACAATATTCAACAAGGCCCATTAGCTCAGCTGGTTAGAGCGTCGTGCTAATAACGCGAAGGCCGCGGGTTCGATCCCCCCATGGGCCaggttaattttttttgaATTCTTGTCCCCCTTGTGTTCATTTTGCAGAGTATTTTAATGTGTGCTGATGGAATATGCTGATAATTTTTGGGCCTGTGCTTGATGTTTCCCGTCATTATCATCATTTGTCAGTCGACCATCCCTTTTCAATGCTTGACAGCAGAACagtggctgtctgtctgctttaGATGTGTGATAACAACAGCTCTTGTGCTCAGGCTAATTACTAATtttacctacatatgtatgttagcGGTACACTTTGGACATGCTCTTCCGTATATAAATCATCGCTGACTACTAGCAATGGAAAAGATTCGCTTAGAGTTAAATTGATTTCTAGCGTGCGCTGGCTACTCTGTGCGGTCTGGCAACTCTTCCACGCCAATACGAATTTCAACCAGTAAAAATCATACTATTGCGAGTCGAAGCTTGTATACCGTCGATGTTCCGACGACCAGTCTGTCGCTTCGACCAGGTAATCTAGTTCTTTTCGAAACTGTTTCGATACAGACACTTGATGTGCGTTGTCATAAACTGAGAGACTAGTTTGGATATAATATACACTTCATAGTCCAAATTGTTCTTTGCGTTACAAACGTCTGATAAACTATATAATACCCTCTTCGAGGGTACACAAATCGCCTCTCTCCCACACGCAAACACTTGATGCCCAGTGCGACATTTGCTCAGTTGCTTTCCGAGCTCCAAGAAATACGTTTGTGCGCCAGGTGGGGTTCGTGTATGGGACCGGTTAACGAGGTCGACGTGTTTAATAAACGCGAGATAATATTGTAAACCAAGTAAATACTGTGGATGCTAATGCCCCATTTAACGTTGTTTTCGGGCGGGATCACAGTGCGTATCGTCGGCAATCGTATCAGATGCCTGagaatggctggctggataTTAGATATTAGTGACTGATTGAAAAGTACTCGTGCGCGGGCAAACAACACCTAAATAAAGGTCAATTGTAATTATATTAGATTGAACGATTGTGTCTGGACATGGAAACAAGAAATGGCATAGCAGAAGTAGAGTGCTCCGTCAATTTATGGTTTGATTTTCATACGCGGCATCAAAAGAAGAGCAACAGCTGTGCCAGGGCATACAAGTTGTAGAATCCATTTCCAGATTTTATTCAATTGTCAAGcaactctcctctctctctctctctgtgtacgTAGTACGTACCCCACCCATACGAATGCAAATGCGGGCtcccatacatatgtatgtatgcgcgTGTGTGCCGTTTCGCATAGaaagtggtttttgtttcgctttcaaGCCGTTATTCATTGCCGAAATTCTCTCTGGCTCGGTCTTTGCTCTGTTCTCTGCGATTGCTgttcgatctctctctctctctctctctctctttgccaaACAGAGCCTCTCCAGGTGGGCTGTTGCATTCTGATGTCAACATTGGCGATATGCACCTTTTTCCTCGCTTGGGTTAACTTGGCGTGAAATTAGCTTTAAGACTTTTGTCCAGAGAAGTCAACTCGAAGGCAAACTCTAGCATCACCTTTTCGTGAGTCAGTCAAATGgttcgtcatcgtcatcgtaaTATAgtattttgagaaaaaaaagttaatCCCCAGCTGATTTTTGTTGATCGGTTGCCAAAACTGTGCCGCAGAGACACTgcaccacaccgcaccgcatctataaagtttttttcttttattaatttgcatcacttttgctttcatttgcCAACCGCTGAATTAATGAACATGAAGAGGAAAATTCTTTGCAAATTAAAAGGGGTGATTCGACTAATCAGTcttatgtataaatatgcTACCATTGACATTGCCTATTCCCCCAGTTGCATAAGAACAGTGCCTTTATTTACTACATCTGCAGTGTGGTAACAGAAATAAAGCTCTCTTTGGCGGACACCTTGCCAAGGTTGTACCCATCTTCAAGGGTGACTGGGGTTCTCCAATGGCAAAGATACCTTTCCCTCAAGACAGTTTCCCCTGTACATTTGGAAGGGAAATCCATCTAATGGGGGGCCTCCTAAAAAGCGATTTATTTCGGCGCTTAGTGGTGACATCGAAATGTGTATTCCCCCGCTAATGTTGGTCTATTGCCAATAATTTCTATCGATTTGATT from Drosophila subobscura isolate 14011-0131.10 chromosome E, UCBerk_Dsub_1.0, whole genome shotgun sequence includes the following:
- the LOC117891118 gene encoding trypsin alpha-3; translated protein: MFFQIATLLALLASSYGAVLPMGLEPLSPLSGRIVGGTKTTIADHPWQVSLQRSGSHYCGGSIISNTIIVTAAHCLLTPITASVLKVRAGSSYRSLGGSLVQVAAFRVHEEYSTSTKMNDIAVVRLKTKLTLGSTIKTIPLATSAPAHGAAASISGWGTTSFSGSSSSQLLYADTRIVGRGECASSSYGYGGTVRETMICAAAANKDACQGDSGGPLVSGGQLVGVVSWGRQCALANYPGVYADVAALRQWLLAAQKTV
- the LOC117891122 gene encoding uncharacterized protein LOC117891122 — protein: MTDLVAPNVVFKSILILRDCGSAAGSAGDGMLSKKPKKNVTFKRVVEYYTYSPNLKLRLEKTSLLPDEILQLDGVEIPMRRLNEDSL